The genomic interval ttttgaaaataaaattgcacACAATGGTTtgcatgtttttgaaaaagaaaccaAGCATATATTTTGTCTGGATCGGACATAAAATTCACGTTCAATTTGGATTTCAAGCATATGTTTTGCTTGAATCGGACGTAGAATTCACATCTAATTTGGATTTTAGTCCATTGTTTTCGAATTGCATGAGGAGAAAAATGGCTTGTACGGGATATAAGAAGGGAAaggaaaagaggagaaaagaaaaatgaaaaagaaataagaaaataagaaagaaaaggaaaaaataaaagagaaaataagaatatttgtaaaagaaatggaaattAAAAGGTTCTCAGTAGCCGTCACTGTGCAAAGTttaacatcaaatatttgtattaaataaaaaaaatcaaagggtgTAGGACCGAGAGAACTTGGTTGAAAATTGATAATATGGTTTAGTGTGCATCCATCTTCCTTTATAGTCAAAATATTACATATCTTAATTTGTTTAAGATATTGAACACAATTTACTATTCCTTAAATATAAGCTTCTCGATACAACATACATGTTTcccaaattaattcaattgtATGTTGACTATAATTTACTATTCCTAACTCGGcgcatactttattttttaaatttattttaatttacataattaaaattaacttgatacCATGCAACACACGTATATTTTTGCTatctactattataaaaaatgatcgTATTTCTGTTTGCCTGTCTACCTCGTCCAAGTGAGCCGGTTAGGTCACATCACCCACGTCGCGTGCACTGTGCGCTGTGCGGGCCTTTCGTCTGCTTGAGTGGGCTACCATCTAGTTTATCtttattagattatatatgaaaaataattttacaaataatgAACCAGTTTCACAGTTACATGGCTATTATTTGACCATGTATAGTGAAAATATgcaatgattaatttatattctttATAGGCTTGATTATCTgttaaattttgcaaacatTATCATTTGattctcttaattaattaattctaaatttcatatatattttagtgatgtcttttaaaatataatgattcTTTTTACCCATGGCAAAGCACTTGCATCCTTGctagttatggaaaaaaaaaagaatccttATTCTAATTCTGTTATCAAGTCAATTCACTACGTGTCTCTAAAATTTCGTGCCATCCTTTCcgtatttcatttttttgatttCTCGTATACCACTGAGTTTTTATTTAGATCCCATTTTTCGTTTGTTAACCATTAGTTTTATAGTTAGTTTATGTAGAAATGATCTAACTGTCCTTGTTATATCGATAAAGTTATAAATGTTTCATGTATGAATTATTTGGGTTGTGGAAGACAATAAGGGATTAATTattgaatttattaaaattttgaaaatggaaacataattttatgtatttttaaaaaatagactcatcatgaaatttaaaaaaaaatactttttgatGAATATGTGGTATAAAAACATTCATCATAAAAACAAAGGGATGGAATTATTTGCTcacaatttaataaaaaagatatttcaaatcattttttatgaatttagcATAacattttccaaaatttaaacacaaATAACAAACAGTTTTGGTTCtaaattttctattgaaactaatgcatgtgtttaatcatatttttaattttttccaaaaaaatagattttgtttttcaaatatgGTATTAAATGGTTCCaccctatttattttattataggttaatttttttacatggggACTTATGGAGTATGTAATATATAAGTATTAGAGATGGGTAATATAGttacttttcttaaaaaataacagtcGACAAATAGAATGACCATAGAGGAGATCTAAAATTCAGGAATAAAGAagagattaagaaaataacatatagGAGATCAAGATCAAAACTCAGGAATATGTAAGAGATAGGATAAAAATTCAAGGGTACAAAAGAGACTAAACGAATTCTCAGGGGTATAAAGagaattttctctttttttcgttGGTGTAGGCAACAATAATTTTAGATACATACTCCATCCTTTAAAACATAATTGTTTTGGGAACGGACAAAATACAATGCTAAATTGGTCAATCATCTGGCTCAAGCAACTTAGAACACCACCGACAGATGCCTAAATTTCATccctaaaattttgttttggggAATCCCAAACATAATTTAATgtgtaaaaaatttatcccCAAAAAAATTGGCTAAAATTGACTTTCTAAACATAAAAGTGGGCCCATACTAATCTACCaactaaaattagtttatttatagaGGAAAGAACATTCTCTGCGCACGGGAAGTAGTAGAGACGAGAATTAGGAGTGAGCGTCACACCGGAGGATGGTTAAGAGATGTTGGATAGATATTTTTACTTAAAATCctctaattttagaatttaaaggAGTTTAGGGGGGTGGTTATACATGCTCGAAAGAAACATTCTTCTAATTCCATAATTTATGTCGTTTAGaataagtttgatcaaacttttaaatattaactattaataacttttaaaatatttatttgaataCACTGTAACATCTATAttgaaatatttagtttaaaaacactatGATAACATATTGATGAGtcataaaaagaaatcagTCAAACGTAGGCCATGTcattttacaaaataatagGAATTATCAAAATGGAGATAATAGgtatatattgaaaatttagtaaaagaTCCCATCTCTATAATGCATATGCACACAACCAAAAGGCCGGAGAGTATACAAACACGACGCAGTAATCTACGACTCAATATCTAATACGCCAGTggataaatatacaaaacacAGAGAATTTTTACAGCATATCGTAGTATCTTATGGCCAATTAAGCTACTCTGAAGCAACGAGCTGAGCTCCGCCTGCATGAGACTTCAAGCACAATCATCACAGGCCACTGAAGATTTCTACCGACAACAATCTCCTGTTACTAATCTGGAAATTTTGAGCAGGCGGAGCAAGTCCTGGGATGTCGCGGATGTTCTTGTTACGTGGGTTCACAATCtgcataaaacaaaaattgtgAATAATTCTTATTCAAGTTCAATCGTAGCATAGTAATAACAGCTAGTGATATGATGCCTCGTTGAGAAGTATTGAACTAAGAATTgcaaacacaaaacaaatgttTGAACTCAACAGGGCTGAAAAAGTGCCAGATATGCCATTAGTGCTATAGGCAGTTAAGCACGCATTGAACAAGTAGCATCATCATCACTGATCGTCAAAAATGTTTCAGAGCACTGTTTCACTCCCTAAAGTAGTAAAAGCATAAGCTAGCACATGCAAGTGTCTTCATCACCAACGAAATTTAGTTGCATGTGTGTATGATTGGATGATCCACTCATAATCCTCGAAATGGAAGTACATAGAAAAGTATACCTTAACAACAATAATTGCAATCACACCGCAAACTATCAGAAAAAGCAATGCCATGATGCATTTGTCAGTTGCAACCTGCAAGAGTTTCAATTTTCAGGTACTTCTGGACATGCAAACACGCTCACACACAGAGAGGGAAAGCCTAGTAGTATGCAATGAGGGTATGGGGATACCTGACGGCCAATCTCTTTCACCAGCTGGCTTGCCTTCTTCAATGAAAAGTGAACAGAATCCAACTCATTGTCAATTCTCTTCATTTGTTCTGTctgcaaagaaaaatagatttgTTGTTCCAGATTGCCTACTAACAGCACAAGTATACCAGATTGCCAATAGAAGCATGTGATAAGAAAATCCTGTAGTATGTAATGCAAAATAAGACCTACTTGCTGTGTTAATGCTGAAGCAGTTTGAGTTCCAGTTTCAATAGTTTGCATCACAACCTACAAGAAAGGTATCTGTAAATTCTCCATTTAATATCATTGATAAGAGTGTGTGTAGTTCATAAAGCAACCATTTTTGAACGGTCAATAGCTTGATCAGTCTGAGTCATTTGTTCTCTTCCAGCATCCATTAGCTGTTGATTTGACATAGCTGCAATATTAGACAGGCGTTTCCATAAGAACCAACCAAAATATCTTAGCTTTCCagatcataaattattattaaagttACGATCCAAACATCATGAATAAACAAAACCctgtaataatattttgagtctaGAAATATATTCTTTTAGCTTATGCTCTTCAGTATTTGATAAACTTGCACCTTGCAACCTATCAAAGCCAAATTAATCATGGTAGAGAAAAACGGTATTgatgaattacttatattGCCTCTGAACCAAACAACATGATTCATTTGCATTCCATGCACAGATAGTGTCTTGCGATATAATTGAGGCTGTGAGGATACATAACCAACCCACTGCTCAACCATATTCCAAAATAATACCTTCAATTTGCTGttctaaaaaattgtataatgtAAAATATGTCCACTTCTTACTAAAGTTTCAAAAGTTCAGAAATCGATCCATTGCAATACTTTGCAATTTCAAATAATGCCAACATGATTGCAAGCTGTCTTATGCTCAGTAATCATAGGCAATTGTTACATTTAggtagatttattagcatggTATTAGCCACATTTGAAAAGGATTCAGGTGACTATTTTCACCTGATGCCATTTGAATGTTGTCCTCAGCAGCAGGTTCACTACTTCCAGCACCCATATCAAAGAGCTCAACtctcttattattattaccaAGGCTACTTTGATATCTGCAACAGATAGTTTGTGTTAGCATTACCAGAAGTAACAAAAGAATCACAGAGGAACATGGCAGGAGGTACGGATCTTATAAACAAGggaattatttttcagtttaagTAACTGGATTTCCTTCCATTGGAATTGACTATATAATACAACAGAGACTAATCTAGACTCTAGAGGTTATGTGAAACATATTTATTCATCAAGAGAAATTGCTGACTTACGTCTTCCTCAAGGTAACATAGGAATTCAACTCTTTGATCTGTATAGTGCATAAGAAACATTTAATGAGTGTGCACAGATGAGCTACAACAAATATCCTGTCAAAGGGAGTTACCAACCATATACTGCTTTCTGTCATTTAGCTGCTTGTGGACCTCAGGAGGGTTGTTCGACTCTTCATCTTTCAGTATACGATCAAACTCTTTGATCAAGCTGGAAAGGACAATTAAAAAGCAGAATCAGTGCATTTCCACTGAAGCACAAATTCTTGCGAATCCAATAGATTACTTCTTACCGTCAGttaatttgcaaaataaaaaaaacatattaacaCTGTATATCAACAAATTATGGTCTCGAGGGTCATATAATACTTTCATTTAGGAATAAAAGAAAGCAACAGCAGTTTAGGTAAAAACAAGATAGCGGAGTGAAGAACACTCGTAGTGACCTACCGCTTGCACTCCTTCATTTTTGCTGTGAGATCCTCCAGCTGTTTAGCTTGCCTATTTGAATCTTTAATCTTGTCCATCTTTTGAAATCCatttctgcaaaaaaaaattgcgatAGAATAAAATTCCCTGCCAGACCAAGTTAGGAATGCAGGTCGGTAGCATAGAAATATTTCAAGGCATTTCAAATGACATCAAAATAGGTCTAAACATGTCAATGGTCCAATGTTACCAAAAGTGCAGTTGACCATGGACAAACTTGTACTATGTAATGGTTAGGCATGCTCATAACTGAATATGCTAGCACTTGAAACTCGCCTCTCAGGAGACTTCTAATTGTTTCATTGGAATAAATGGACTCGAAATAAGAATTgtttcatcaaaaaaaaaatcatatcccATTGAATAAGCTAAAATTGTTGTTTCAAGTTACaatggtagtttttgtgtgaaAATTTAACTTCTGTGGTATCTTGGATGTGAATTTGAGAATTAACTTCTGTAATTTGACTTCATTAGCTTTTATGAAGAAACTGTAATActgtagattttttaaaggaaaatttcccAATGTGACTGCATTTCTaaacatattcattttttGAAGGTTTGATGgcacaaattttaaaatgtcaaataaaaaaacatattgagTGCCATTAAGACTGTGAAAAGTGAAAAGCAGCATGTGGTATATATGtggtccccccccccctactCCCTCCCCTAAAATATAGGAAATTATACCGCTTACGGGAGATTTTTGTAGCCTAACTAttaactcgtattcaataacAGTTTGATTGTTCATTCGTCATATACAGCCGTATAGAACTTTTTGAAGAATACTGAGTTATACATCAGGTGAAAAGTATATCTTTGTCAGATACTCAAGTAATCCAAAAAGTTCAATCTGCAAGGCGTATACGTTATCGAACAATTTGATATCTAAATgtctaaagaaaaaaacaatcggAAGGATAACATCAtcatctaaattcatccaatTAAATGTGATGAGAGCAAATAATCAGGCAATTGAGTTGGCTCAAAACAGGAAGAGcaaaaatagaagaaactAGGACTGGATTGGCGCAGCGCAGAATTGTTGTGTGCGAGCAGAGAGATAGCATAACAGTAAGTGgacgggagagaggaggtggcTCACTGGAGCGCGCGGAAGATGTCCTGGACCTCGCCGTCGATCTGCTCCAACTCCGGGCTCATGGGCACGTCGCTCGCCATGGGGGCAAACCCCTGTGCCCCCCACCCCCGGCCGCCCAAACCCTACTGCTACTGGAGTAGCACTGGCGGCGAACCCACGACACTTCACACTCACGGGGATGCCATCACGATCGGGACGGAccagcggcggaggagagggagaggaattGGGGGAGCAgccggggaggggaggagaagggaggagaggagaggagcctAGGGCTTGGCTCCGTGGCGGCGTGCGGCGAATGGCGTATTAGCTGGGGTTTAGAATAGAATCGATCTGGCGCAACGACGACGTTGAATAGCGCGAGGAAGAGGAAAGGGATAACGAAAAGAgagaaggtaaaaaaaaaaaaaaaactggacaAAGAAAGCGACTAGACGCTACTCCAACTTTCTGCCCACCTTTTTACTTACGCTAAATAAGCTAAAAGTTACTccctaatatatatatatatatatatatatatatatatatatatatatatatatatatatatatgacaccgttgacttttacaatcatgtttgatcattcgtcttattcaaaatttatatccaaatatacaaaattataatgcataattaaagtttctataataataaatcatattataacaaaataattaataattatataatttttttgaataaaccGAACGGTCAATcgtagatctaaaagtcaacggcgttatattaaaaaaatatggagggagtatatttttaatcttaaattttgagttggttttgatattttatttatggaaGTTATTTTTCATCCGTAGtatttagatagctaagaatataatatgtgtttttatttataaattatttgttgtttataaataatatgtagttcggatttttttttccatcaccCCACTCCGTTCGTCAGGATTAGTTGTTGTTTGACAGCGAGGATGCGGGCTTTCGTCAGGTATACTATAGTACTAGTCAGATAACGTtgctaaggtggtgtttagactgagaaagtttttgaaaaagtgtcacgtcaaatgttttatCAGATGTCGGAatgagtttttggacacgaatgaaaaaacgaatttcacggctagactagaaactgcgagacgaatcttttgagcctaattaatccgtcattagcacatgttggttactgtagcacttatgattaatcatggactaattaggcttaaaagatttgtcttaagatttcttctataactcatctatgtttaatgctttatttaggtgttcaaaaatttgatgtgatattttttaaaaaaaatttgggaactaaaaaGGCCTAACAACAAGAAGGTCGTAATCTGTCGGTGCCAGGCCCAGCTAACTGCTAGCTGCGGAATGCTGATGCTGCTGCCACCACCGCTGAGCCCATGGCTTTTTCATTGACGgccgaaaaaaaaactttttataaactattttgaGAGTCTGTTTGGAGGAGGGTATTTCTCCGGATCTCATGTCTACCAAATAATCCAAATTCTCATTCAGATTACGAGAAGACGGCAttgatttagaaaaataaactacgaagTAGAATTCATGTGTTGAAAAAACTCGAAGGGCGATTgtggaaaaaaccaaataacaaattacaaataaaaaataatttatgaataaaacttgcatatacatatttttagcaatctaaagcaaaagctggaaaataaactttggtgaaaaaacacaaaaatatctccaaaattaaggttgaaaatttatttttttcttatgtttctaGTGTTTGTTGGTCAAATATTAGACCTAAATTTATACAGAATACCCTGTTCTGACcatgaaaattttccttttttgtgaACTTTACATGACCATTTGCACCATATTTTGACATGTGAGCAatggttaaaattttgaagaaaGAACGCTTGTGAAAATTCTCTGGCGTCCTTGGtgaatactccctccgtttcataatgtatgatgtttgctttttttattgcaatgtTTGTCCattcttcttattcaaaaaattatggaaatatcatttattttgcttgtacttactttattatcaaaagaactttaagcacgacttgtcattttttatatttgtactaaatttttgaataagacgaatggtcaaacgttgaaatcaaaaaagtcaaacatattacattatgaacattatgaaacggaggaagtaacgTTTTGTGATGAATTGGagtatttacaaaaaaaatcacttggATCAAAATGGAATTTCTTATCTTTTATAGCATGAACGGCGTCCTGAGAATGTCATTACTTCTTTTTTGCTTAGTGGGCCTAAGGTATATAGCTCTAACTGTAAAGGTCATTCTGTacgttattattattatttttgttactcgTTATATGCTTGATTTCTTTGTATATGAAATTCAGTTGTAACCCCACTGATCCTATTGATCTAAACTCTTGCAGTTTGGCGGTTCTGTATTACGGCCACTGATCCTAttgatccgccgccgcccgccgtccaccggcgccggagaggggaggagagaaagaggggagagagggaaaaaagagagagctgacagggagagagagaaaagtaaataaaaaaggtgTCAACTTTTTTTGGTAGGACCCAGTTGATACACCATGCACTGTGGGAGATGTAGCTTCGTCCTAAGTGACATGCTTGGACTACTCAACCACGAAAAGTTTATACTATGACTGCTCTTAGATGTTCGTCGGGAGTAGCTACTACTAGCTTATTTAGAGTACTCAACAATGAAAAGCTTATACTATGACTGCTCTTGGATGTCCGTCGGGAGTAGCTACTAATAGCTTATTTAGagtgctaataaataaaaatagctaATAAATGCCaaaaatttctaatttatCCTCATCTTATTAATAATCAAGTCAGacatgttttgtttctttgatatatactccatccatcttcGAGGCACAAAACTTAAAAGCCACTGTAAGTTCtcttctaaatataaaatttttaataaaacaaaaggttgtaaattatatatactccctatggttttatatgtttatgcCGTTAGTTCTTAGACATACGTTTGACCATAAAACACAAATCATAATTAAAACCCTTTAATAACACACCAAGTCAcagtaaaatttgaataaatattGATGCAAAAGTTAATGACATGAAACAAGGATATATTATAGGGATATATAAATGGGCTACGCGAATGGCGCGCCAACAGGCGCGCAAGCTTTCTAGTTCGGTCTTAAAGACTGTGACTTTGAGGAGCCTTCCCAAGTGCCAGTACAGCCATACGAAGGATGTCCTTGTTGCaggatataaatatgtcatagGACAGCTTGAATTTCTTATCCACATCGCTGAAAACACCCCTGTGCTGGAGTTATTAACTGTTGATACAGTTCAAGAGCCGCGGAACGACCCCTTCGAATATGATTacccatctttttcttttatttaggCTTATAAGTccagatttaaatttttaatcttaaatttaaagttaattttggtattttctcatcataatttattttataaccttAACTTTAtgtcactaagaatacatacattaaagttttatttaaaaaatatttacaaatatgctatttttttaaaaaaaagccaagCAATTCCCCTGCAATCAGGCACCAGCTTAGTGCATCATGTTGGTCAACTTGCAGATGTTTGCTTTGGTGCATCACATGATCCAAACGCCAACTGCACCATGTTCGTCAAGTCGCAACTAGGTTGCACCTACAACAAAGCTTTGTATAATCTAAGATTCACTTTTGTCTATCTGAatagttggttgatttatcggttagtcGATAttttaggaaaggatataaccaacATACtcctatccgtaatctatCTTTAACTCTAAATTCGTAATCCTCATGGGCCCTcactgcgatcggtggttacgggtcagaatcggattaggaaaagcccccgaggcccaccagtactatataaaagaagaggagcccaaggggacgctcgtgtcgcttattctcgcaaccagaaattcgaaatcaatcTTTCCCGATCAGAGACACGCTGGAAGAGTTTCGTGTGGCGATTCCAAGccagtgccgttggagacccgaaggtcggaaGAGGTTTGGAACAGATCACCGGCGATCTGATCTCGTTGGCGACAAGGAAGAAAAGGCAGAgatcaagaaaagaagagaagaaatctATGGCTACGTCCGCAGGTCCAATGTTTAATTTCCGCATCTGAATTAATTggtgatcatatatatagattaggtttaaattcgtaatctatttttatagatgCAATCAATTAATCTAAcattgtggtatcagagccaatcctaGTCGTATTTGATCCCATCAGTGATTGATTATGAATCAATTGATTGTTTTCGGTctgttaattaatctaatcgGTCAAGGATTCGAGTTAGCTACATACATTGTTGTTGATTCGAATTCCAAACCGATAAATCAAAACCTCAAACCCTAGATCAAATTGCAATCAACTAAAACTATTTGATCCGGCTTCAGATTGAAGAAACTCACCGGAGTGAGattagtcgtcgtcgtcaccgtcgtgtAGGCCTCGGCCACCGCATGATGtcattgccgccgccgtctccactCCGGCGAAAtaggccgccaccgccgtgcgGGCTTCGgcccgtgcgcgcgcgccaccgcctccgctctcctcctccggccacgcCGGCTTCGCCACGCGTGCGCCGTCACTGTCGTCGGGCCTCCGTGCCGACGGGAACGGCCGGcttgggcgccgccgccttcgggcGCGCTCGCCCCCCCAACCGGTGGGTGATGGTCCGCGCTTTTGGCGCACGCCCTCCCCGGTGGACCGCCGCGCTGCTACCATCTTGCGCCGTGGAtgctcgccgtccgccgccagagaaagaggagagagagaggagtccGAATTGAATTTCgcctagggttagggttttttcCGGTAGTCGGGTTCTTGATCTCGCCGCGCCAAATCGTAGCCACCCGATTTGATTGGACGGCCACGGGCCGAGCGCCCTCACTCCTTGGCCGCCGCCTATTGGGCCGCTTCGGCCGAGTGAATCGGCGCCCATAGTGTGCCCACTTGCCACTTAAATAGGCCGGCCTCTCTGCGGGCCGGCTCATCAATTAATGCGCCgaattcattatttatttttcttaattattttattgtttcttaattccagaaattattttataccTTTTTTGCATAAATTCTTTTATCCTTCCTGGgccaattttaaatttatttatcatgattattattttaaaattaaataaattactcttttattccttttgtgtcatttaaaattacttttaaaaaaatttaataacatatatatttaattatttagaaaattatttctagtcaaatggaaccaacgagaagtttgctagaaagaattcataattttatattctttccTGGGCCATTTAAAATTAGtggaaaaaattgataaaaatatatttgatcattcaaaaaaatcatttctagtcaaatggaaccaacgggAAGTTTGCTAGAAAGAAATCATGATGTGAAATTATTTATTGACCAATGTTATTTATGGTTTCACAtcaatttaaatatgattaattttttcttgattatttctgcccaacggtgatgTAATTAAgggtttattttaatattttctaaatcttTTCTGCCCAACAGTGACTAGATTTGGAGAAGCAttcattttatacatatattgttttgatcaaagaaaaagggcaagTCACACCCTCAGAAACAAGGAGGGATTAAGACTGCTCAACCAAGCCCTCAAGCTTCAGCtgggctaaaatttaataattctcACAGCACCTTGTGTGCTATTGGCACAGGAACTGTCCTCGCTTTGAGGACTAATTGGCCAGGAAAACTATAAATGAGATTAATGAAATATCTAATGTTAATAATCCCAATTTATTGAGTCTTCCCATAACTCTTTGTCGGTTGACTCAGGTACCACTCTGCACGTTACTAATTCATTACAGGGATTGAATGACATTCAGACGCAAAGAAAGGGGAGCAAATCCCAAGAGTGGCTAATGGAGCAGAGTTTAGAGCCTTCGCGCTCAAACTCCCCAAgagctacaaattaatacttaataattttttagttgctCCTTCTATTAAAAGGAATCTTATTTCAGTTAGAGTCCTAGCAGAATTGGATGtgactgttatttttccaagagaGCCTGTTAcattaaacatctaaataaagtaattggtcTTGCCTTTGTGTGAGATAAACTCTACTTGCTCTCTTTGGATGATGAATGTCATAAATGCCTGCAATGATAAAATTGAGACTTTATCGAAATTGTGGCACTATCGCTTAGGCCACATTTCTAGGGGGAGAATGGAACGtctcattaaagaagaattattactccccttagatttttttgacgctgatcattgcatagattgcgttaaaggaaaatttgctaaatcaattaagaaaggagccactaggagcacgaatacactagaaataattcacactaACATTTGTGGACCGTTCCCAGTGACGTctgtagatggttttgattcaaccatcac from Oryza brachyantha chromosome 3, ObraRS2, whole genome shotgun sequence carries:
- the LOC102700603 gene encoding novel plant SNARE 12-like isoform X2, translated to MASDVPMSPELEQIDGEVQDIFRALQNGFQKMDKIKDSNRQAKQLEDLTAKMKECKRLIKEFDRILKDEESNNPPEVHKQLNDRKQYMIKELNSYVTLRKTYQSSLGNNNKRVELFDMGAGSSEPAAEDNIQMASAMSNQQLMDAGREQMTQTDQAIDRSKMVVMQTIETGTQTASALTQQTEQMKRIDNELDSVHFSLKKASQLVKEIGRQVATDKCIMALLFLIVCGVIAIIVVKIVNPRNKNIRDIPGLAPPAQNFQISNRRLLSVEIFSGL
- the LOC102700603 gene encoding novel plant SNARE 13-like isoform X1, with translation MASDVPMSPELEQIDGEVQDIFRALQNGFQKMDKIKDSNRQAKQLEDLTAKMKECKRLIKEFDRILKDEESNNPPEVHKQLNDRKQYMIKELNSYVTLRKTYQSSLGNNNKRVELFDMGAGSSEPAAEDNIQMASAMSNQQLMDAGREQMTQTDQAIDRSKMVVMQTIETGTQTASALTQQVGLILHYILQDFLITCFYWQSGILVLLVGNLEQQIYFSLQTEQMKRIDNELDSVHFSLKKASQLVKEIGRQVATDKCIMALLFLIVCGVIAIIVVKIVNPRNKNIRDIPGLAPPAQNFQISNRRLLSVEIFSGL
- the LOC102700603 gene encoding novel plant SNARE 13-like isoform X3, yielding MASDVPMSPELEQIDGEVQDIFRALQNGFQKMDKIKDSNRQAKQLEDLTAKMKECKRLIKEFDRILKDEESNNPPEVHKQLNDRKQYMIKELNSYVTLRKTYQSSLGNNNKRVELFDMGAGSSEPAAEDNIQMASAMSNQQLMDAGREQMTQTDQAIDRSKMVVMQTIETGTQTASALTQQTEQMKRIDNELDSVHFSLKKASQLVKEIGRQIVNPRNKNIRDIPGLAPPAQNFQISNRRLLSVEIFSGL